A window of Aptenodytes patagonicus chromosome 1, bAptPat1.pri.cur, whole genome shotgun sequence genomic DNA:
AACATGCTTCCCTTGCAACTCATGCAGATTGGGCAATGACACTGGTTTTCAAAAACTTTCAAAAGATTTTTACAGAGCCTGGATACACAACCAATGGTAACACAGGTAGGATCAGCAAGAACAACAGCATAGTCAGATAAGCATCATTTGACACACATCACTTTTAAAGCAAAGCTATTTTAATCAATTAATAATGCTGTGCTTTAATAATTGTAGCATAGTTTGGCTATCCTTATGAGACCAGAACCATAGATTCTGGAAATGGCTGTCCATTTGCTAAAGGTAAAGGGTGTTTGTGAACTTACTGGAACTAGATGTTTGTTGTGGGACATGGCCTGTGGAACATagaaggaggcaggcagagctcaaATAATGCCAATAACAATgaatacaattttctttaaaaactgattGACGTACATTACCCAGATTTCCCAAATTCATTCCTCTCTTCATTTCATGCACTTGGTACCGCCCATAAAGCTGTATTAGGGTTACATCTCTTCCATCCTTTGGCCTTCTAATTTTGAGGCTTCTTCCAAATATGAAACATGTCTGACTTGACTTGATGAATCTTTCTGTGCCTTTGAAGTTGCTTCTCAGTTTCtcgattttttttcctttgactttcatAGTGAAAGTAATACAAGACTGGAAAAGATCACCTGACTCATGGAGTCTTGTCTTTTGAACTATTTCtatactgctaaataaaagagATTGGGACCATTTCTGTCTTTGAGACCAAATGGTGCAGACTGACTGGCCTTTGCATCTTCACCTGCTCAAAGCTCAATGCTGAATTATCCTCCTGGCTTTCTTTACTTGGCAGTGCAGATTTACCtacaaagtcatagaatcatagaatcattgaggttggaaaagacctctaaggtcatcgagtccaaccgtcaacccaacaccaccatgtccactaaaccatgtccctaagtgcctcatctacgcgtcttttaaatacctccagggatggggactccaccacttccctgggcagcctgttccaatgtttcaccactctttcaggaaagaaatttttcctcatgtccaatctaaacctcccctggcgcaacttgaggccatttcctctcgtcctatcgcctgttacttgggagaagagaccgacacccacctcgctacaacctcctttcaggtagctgtagagagtgatgaggtctcccctcagcctccttttctgcaggctaaacaaccccagtgccctcagccgctcctcataagacttgttctccagacccctcaccagcctcgttgcccttctctggacacgctccagcacctcaatgtctttcttgtagtgaggggcccaaagctgaacacagtatttgaggtgcggcctcaccagtgccgagtacaggggcacgatcacttccctactcctgctggccacacgatttctgatacaggccaggatgccattggccttcttggccacctgggcacactgccggctcatgttcagccagctgtcaaccaacacccccaggtccttttctgccaggcagctttccagccactcttccccaagcctgtagcgctgcatggggttgttgtggccgaagtgcaggacccggcacttggccttgttgaatctcatactgttggcctcggcccatcgatccagcctgtccaggtccctctgcagagccttcctaccctcgagcagatcaacactcccgctcaacttggtgtcgtctgcaaacttactgagggtgcactcaatcccctcatccagatcattgataaagatattgaacaagaccggccccaaaactgagccctggggaacaccgctcgtgactggccgccaactggatttaactccgttcaccacaactctctgggcccggccgtccagccagtttttgacccagcgcagagtccacctgtctaagccgtgagccaccagcttctctaggagaatgctgtgggagacagtgtcaaaggccttactgaagtcgaggtagaccacatccacagcctttccctcatccactaggcgggtcacctggtcatagaaggagatcaggttggtcaggcaggacctgcctctcatgaacacgtactggctaggccggatcccctggttgtcccgctcatgccttgtgagcgccctcaagatgaaccgctccataatcttccccggcaccgaggtcaggctgacaggcctgtagttccccggatcctccttccggcccttcttgtagatggtcGTCACATTGGCAGGCCTctagtcatccgggacctcccccgttaaccaggactgctgataaatgatggagagtggcttggagagcacctccgccagctccctcagcactctcgggtggatcccatccggccccatagacttgtgagcgtccaggtggcgtagcaggtcattgactgcttcctcttggattacggggggttcaaaGTCTGCACAGTCTCTGACAGTGTTTCATAGTCACAGGCAGCAGTGCAATAGATGGCAGGTTTCAAAGTGTCCACCAAACACCTAGTCTGTAGGCCATGGTCAATAGATCACCAAACACCTTCCCAGTTCCCTGGCAACAAACTTATGATCTGAAGGAAAAGACCCAAACCCACAGTTATAACAAATACATGCCAAGAGCAGGAGAAGGCATCAAGCTTTCTCCCCAGGGAGAGTGCAGGAAAGAGACTGTTCCCCATGCTCAGAGGAggcacagccccagggctgatggtCCTTCCCAGCCTGCTCTCCAAGGCATTTCTCCTTCAGAATTCAAAGCTGATGACAGCCATTTTAACTGCACCCATGAGCAGGTTATACTGACCAGGTAACAGAAGCTCCAGCCACCAGATCTGAGTTCTGTCTTTAGTCGTGGTCAGTCTCCAGTGGACACAAAATAAACCTCCTTTCTGGCCTCAAGGGGTGCCCAGTGATAGCTCAGATTGAGTAAATATAAACCTAACATAAACCAATGAATGATCTAGTATTTTATACAAGccctcccccttttccttcctctaaCTAGGTAGCAGTCATAACCAGAGACAGGGAAATGAGGAGAAATGGTGAAAATCATGAATCAACTGCTTGTCCAATCATCCCTGATGAGACCCCTGTTCCTAAGGGCCTTGTCCTGCCCACAGCTCACTCCCTTCAGCCTTCAAATCCACCTTGAGCTTATTTCCAGGATGTCACTGGGATTGCCCTGTGAGCTAGGAGCATGCTGGAGCACTGTTAGGGAAGGATTCTCACAAGAGAAGGTGAAGTCTTGATTATTCTGCtagatgtttttaattaattcaaataAGAACTATCCCAGGGACCAGATGGGTTCCCTCTTGTGATGTGCATGTGACTACTACCAGTTTGACTAGCTGCTTGTTACAGAGACACATTTTTTGTGTCCAAGAAAGGAAACACTAAAATTTACCCTAGTTTAGTCCATCAATGAGCCATTGTTCAGAGACAGTAAGATACGATATGTACATATTTGCAAAAGTGTGCTATACAGATAAGCATTGTGATGGACATCGAGTGGCTCAAAAATGGTATATTGTAGTAGCAGAAATATCCTTTTGCCTATATGAACAACTctagaaaaattagaaaaatggtCATGAAAGAGTCTTGCAAGAATAACTAAATCAATAGCAGGCCTTTTGTGGCCGCTATGCCCGCAAAAAATCACTCCCCTACCTTACATAGCTATGCAGGCAAAGATCTTCTGTGTGTGATAGACACAACACATTTCAGATACCACCATCCTCGGGTCACGATTTACTTAGTGCAGAATTTTTCAATCACAGAACCATTGTAAGTCTCGCTATACTAGACCTTATCTTGTTTAAATTTGATGTCCTTTACTGAGCACACTTGAAGGTGAGAGAGCAATAGCCCAACAGGCTGCGTGATGACTGACACAGTTGGTTATCACCCTGTCCCAGCACATCGTGGCATAGCCAGAAGGAGCAGGACATCAGCCATGAGGGGTTCAGCTCTCGCATGCATGTTCATACCTGAGACAAGGCAGGATCTGCGGATCTCGCATAAGCACTGACATCATCAGCTAATctgtaaaagttattttaaaggatTACGGTGGCTTATTAGGTTTGTTGCTGAAGGTGGACTTCTCGCTGTTAAGCATCCTATTCCATGCATATGATCTAGTCTAGTCCTTGAAAACTTCAGCAACTCGTCCAAGTTGGTCATTGGGGTTTTCTCTGTAGTTAGTGGAAGGAGAGTGGGACATCTCCAGAGAGCAGCAAAATGTGTTTCCAAAAGAAGCTGTGTGAAATGCCCTCTGGAAatgcttctcttccttcccagggGGAACCTGGGCCATTAACGTAGACCAGACACTGAGTTTTGAGGCAATGAATACTGAAGGAGGTAAATGTCTCCCAGAGGGATTATTGCTGTCAGCTGGCCCTGAGCCATAAAATCTGTAATACTGAAGATCCCCTTCTATTAATATTTGTATGGTCCTCAGCACTAAGCTAGTATGTTTcactatattaaaataaagaacaaatacagCAACTAGGGAAGTGAAACATAAAAGGCATTAGCAGTATTTCCTCAGACCCTTATGTTACTCAGCGTAATTGAGGAATGATATGCATGTCTTGTAAAATGCATCAAATAATGCTTGTGTCTGGCAAAACGGTCTTTCAGAAAAGCACTCTACATGACTTGACAGGTTTGGTACCAAATTTAACCCTAAGGATTCCCTCCCATACCTCCTTGATCCAGCTGGAGCTATGCTGACTCATTTCCAGTAATTATTTTTGGCATGTGGTATTTTCTGAACATCAAGCTTTATGTACCAAGATTACTTGGGAACACTAGTTAAAATTCAGTTTCTGACACGGACCTTTTGTGCCTCCTCAGTTGTCTGGCAAGGTGACCTGAAGTCAATCTTTCACATAAGAGCAAATACGAATCTGTTTGCTTTATACAGGCACTTAAAGTACCAGTGTATTCATCACGGTAGTAGGAACAGTTTCTTTATGACCTACTTCACCCCTCACAGGCTGGGCCTGTGTCCTCACTTCTGTGCAGCTTGTGTCCCATCCCGTCCCCTCGGCTGTCCCGACAAGCTGAGGCAGACGCTTCCTTCGAGCTTCCCTCCATACGTGCTATATGTCACTTTGTGGTTTTTACAATGCAGAAATTAGCAATGTTAGTAATAGCAATACAGCTATTACTTAAAATGCACCGCTGCACAGGCTAACACCAAACACTGAAAACTGAGGAGCAAAATCAACAGGTAACACAATTTATCTCCTTGTACTTTGGTACATTCTCTCATTAAGTACTGTTGACTCTGgcccagctctgagcaggggtAAATGACTGAGCTGCTGTACCCTCTTCAAAACATAGTCCTTCTGAGATAATTGGTAAAGTGTAATGAGCTTGTGAAAACAAAGCCACTGGAAATAATTCAAAGTGAGGGACAAGCTCAGTCAGAGCAAGGTAATATTCTGCAAATCCCTCGCTCACCTTCTGAAGGGGAGTGCAGTCAGCACCAACGCAGGATGAGTTAAAAACACACCCAGGTTGAAGCTGTCCTCTTGTCTcactccctcccagcagctgctccaaggAAAGCTTGGCCGCTCAAGTaacaaattacaggaaaaaaggtTTGCTGGGGTCACGCAGTTGAAGTAAACTACACTGATGAAACAGTCCACGGAGCTGTTAgcctttttcctgtctttctctttATATAGACTTTGTTTCAGACTGGTCTCCTTTACATGATGCCTCTATCCATGGGCGCCTCCTTACCCTGAAGAAACTCATCAAACAGGTACCCCTCTGCTGGGTTGATATGATCTCTGCTGGGTTTGTTCAGTTGTTGAATGTAGTCTGTGCTTTTCTGTGAAACCTCCAGGGTGAGAAAATCATGTTGACTAGAATGCAGTGAAATCTGCATGTAacagaccttttctttttctacaagCGGTTCCTTGCCTAGTGCAAGCTCTGTGCACTGAGCTGATGATATATCGAAATATCCTGGGTCATACTTTAATTCTGGTGCAGGAAATGGGATCCTGGTCGCTGGGATCTCCAGGCAGCTGGGGGATTCCTTCTGGAGCTCCTGCGCCTGCGAGCAGCGTTTGGTGCCCTGGGTGGAGGGCAGCTCTGGACCCCGGCAAGGGTCTGGTTGAGGCTTCAATTCAGCCACCCAGACATCTGTTTCTGAAGTGCCTGAGGGTATCCAGGGCCCCTGCTCCCACTGCAGAAAGGCACATCTAGGGAGAAGCAATTTCTGAACTTCACTGCTCTGTTTCCTCGAAATTCTTGGATTTAGACTGTGGTGGAGTTGATGAAAAGGGAATGGTTGTTGGAAAGTTGGAGACACTTCCAGCTTAACCTTCTGGAGCACCAAGATTGCTAGAAACAAAAGATCCTATAGAATCAAACCAATGGTTTCTAATGTAGGGGCTGGCTTTCCTTCAGAGCATGACACACTCTGACCAAAGACCAGAAAACACCCCAAAAGCATTTCAGGATTCGATCCAGTCAAACAACTGCAGGCTCAGCAGGCAGGAGGTCAGAATGCTTGAGCAGTGATGTAAAAAGGCGGCAGTCACAACCCTGCCAAGAACTCTAGTAGTGacttttaatcattttttttatttcagagtttgTTATTCGTAGTGTCgtagaaataaaattatgctgAGTTCCTAAAAGGATGTCTGTATTGTCCCATTGGACAGCCCACTGCCTACGGGTTTCTGCGCCAATTAGCAGTGTGTAGAAGGCATGACCTCTGGTACGCTGTGCCAGTATCCACTCCAGCCTCTTTCTCTGCTTACGTGTTGAGATGAGCAACTCCAGGCAGTTGAGGAAGGTGTGATTACATAAAGCTTTTAAAGGTCATTATagaaagggttggggttttttggtttgtatGGGGGTTTTGGTAGTTGGTTGTAATGatattttatattaattcatCAGGGGAGTGATGTGAATCTTGTTACAGCAGACCAGGTGTCTCCTCTCCATGAAGCCTGCCTAGGGGGTCATGCTGCTTGTGCCAGTGTCCTATTAAAACATGGTGCTCAGGTGAGTGCATGATGGACAGACCATTGTATCCAGTGTTACTATGTTGTCTTATCACTTTTTAATGCTAGGTGATGTACTATTTCATGACAGTGTATCACTGTGATTTACACTCTGTACTTAGCTCAGCTTAAAGAACATATGTTATAAAATGCACTTCTTGATAAAGCAATCCAAAAAGCCCAGATATAAACAACATTTACTATTGTTCTTTAGATGAAGGTGCGATGTTCTCATCATTTACTAAAAGAATAAGGGGAAGTTCCTCTTGCAAAGGGTTTATAATCCTGCAACAATTAAAGGTGCGTTTCAGCTGAGATAACTGAGAAATGGGCACACATTTAACTCAGTGACTTGGTAACTCCCGAGACACCCCGGAGCGGCACTGGTTAGACATTCATTTGCAGGAGGAGAGACTTGGGGGCAATTTTTAGAAAggttttttaaatgatctttttaataaaaacttgtGATCCTCAGAAGCAGTAGGCAGTTTttgcaaggaattaaaaaaaaagtattgagaaCCCTATTTTCTGTTGAGAAACTGGATAATTTTAATctattttgaaatactgagaaGATGAGCAAAAAGCctgatggtggtttttttccccccaggtgaATGTAGTTACTGTCGACTGGCACACTCCGTTGTTCAGTGCTTGTGTCAGTGGCAGTGTGGCTTGCTTGAATTTATTGCTGCAGCACGGAGCCAGCCTACACCCGCCCTGTGACTTGGCATCCCCCATCCATGAAGCTGCTAAGAGAGGTAACCCCATGGGCATCAGCACCCCTTTCCGTGTTACTAGCAACATGTTGAAGTGGAAAAGAGAGATAAAGAAGATCATTTTCTGGATTTGGGTCATGTGAAATACCTTCCTAGTTGGTCTCATCATGAGCGGTGCAGTTCCTCCCACACCTGGTGCTCACCGAGGGCAGCTCGGCTGGGCTCTCAGGGCCTCTGAGTTCATGTGGTGACACCTGGAAGGGGTTGCATTGTCCAAGTCAGTTGCCTACAATGTGGACCTCTGAGGGAGTCATCTGGCTATCTTCAAAAGCAGTGGAGAGAAACCCGGCATGATTCGTCTCATCTTCGGTACACATCTGAAATGAGTCAGATAAAATGTGAGGGCTTTAGCCTGTTTTGCTAACAGTGGCTTGCAGCTCCTGTTTTCCAGGTTGGAAACACTGGAGTGGATGAAAGTATTAGACTACGATCTCTTGACAAAACATTGAATCTTTGCCAAATTACACCGCTGCAATAGAGAATTTGCTGAAAAAATGCCTGATCTCTGTGAGTTGACTCTTCCTTTATCCCTTTTAAGGTCATGTGCAATGTGTCGAATTCCTCGCATCCCATGGGGTAAATATAGATCACAACATCAAGCATCTGGGTACTCCACTTTATGTAGCTTGTGAGAACCAGCAAGTGAACTGTGCAAAGAAGCTGCTTGAgtcaggtaaaaagaaaaataaaggatggTGTGCTTTCGTTCCTGCAACATCTATCTTTGGATTCTCTTTGCATCAGAGTTTTAGAGGAGCTCCTGCTCAGGGACTTGGAGATGTTTCGCTCTTAATGGCAGCCCTGGGTTAAATGGGGTAGCAGGGTAACCAGGGTCTTCTTGACCCAGGAACTCAGCTTTACAGCTCCCAACAGAATGATGGGTGATCCTGGATTTCACATGGCCAGTGATGCCTGGAACAAACACCATCCCTTCCAGTGTTTGTGCGTGTGATGCTGCAGTTATTTGAAGTGGGCaggaaaaaatttcctttttttcttttccttcctctttaccCAAAACAATTGACTCAATCATTTTTACATAGTAATTCTGCAAACATGTTTTAATTCCCACTGAGTTCATAAAAAGTTTGAAAAGTTTCCAACACAGAAAAACGTTCAGCACTATATACTTTGTATGAAACAAATCTAGTTATAAGTCTAAGCTCTTGGTTAATTACACAAGACCATTTCTTGTTATCTACAGTCGTGCATCTCTTCTAACCAAAGGGGCCATATAACCTAAAGTAGCCATGTAGCTAGTACAAAAACAATGGACAAACaaagctgctttggaaaaaacaagcaaacatcaTGTAGATCACCTTATGCACTATTTAGCACAGTGATCTTTTTTTGGAAGAAGTCAAATACAAATTAATCTAAATATTAAATGTTTggctattattttctgttttctgacatttgttttctgctgcctTCTATATATGAGAATGTGTATtgtaaaaatattacaaatatttttgaattagTTCTGCAGCTCACCTTTCTTAGGGTGTTTTAGGAGCCATTAGCCCAGGATAATGGATGGGGGAACACTCATCAGCGGTGCTTGCTTATATCCTCCTCTACCAAGGGCCTCTAGAACTTTTCCATcctcacattttttccccaacagatACTTTGGCATTTGGAAATCCCACTGGCTTAAGCCTTCGGTACAGAGCAGGTTGAAACCCTGCATGTATTTTAAGGGAATGGGGCATTGGGATGGGGAGCAAAGGGGGGCTGTAGGTGGAACTACATCTCTGTCCTGCTTCAAGATATCCATGGGCTGGTCATGCATTGTCCCTCTGGGATCATTTTCTTAGTCACAACCCCACTCCTCCTCAACCAGTGTGAGTTGTGCGTGTGCAAATTGTAGTACCAAGCCCCTGTGTAAGGAAATCCACCTCTGGGTAGGTGCTACAGCATTTACAGATTATTTAGAGAAATAGCAGCTAGTGCAGGAAATGGAAATAGGCTACTGTATAGTCATTATTCTTTGTCATTATTCTTTTGTCATGTCTTGGTGTTCAGGAGCAAATGTGAACAGCGGCAAGGGCCTGGACTCCCCTCTGCATGTGGCCGCCAGGAATTGCAGTGCAGAGCTGGTGACGTTGTTGATTGACTTTGGAGCGGACATTTGGGTGAAGAACACTGAAAACAAGAGGCCGATGGAGCTGGTTCcacccagcagccctgtgggccaactcttcctgcagaaagaagGTGCCCCTTAGTGCTTGTTTTACTCGTTCACTCGGGATTCGTtagggaaaaaacacacaaactgCTGCAAAAGGCTATGCTATTCCATGCTACAAGCACTACAAAACAGGATAACTAAGCTTACCTCCATTCGCTGACATATGGACACTATGTTTTCTAGTGTCAGAATATAGTGGCGCATTAATAGGGATAACGGTAACAACAATAACCCACCTTCCAACCTCCAGGCTGTGAATCTACTGCATGGGAGAACAATCATGTGGAGCTTGCAATATAACACAAAATAGAGTTTAGGgtaaaaaaacaaggaaaagactCCTTAGAAATTGATGGTGGCTTTTTCTGATTACCTAAagcactgaagtcagcaggagtcTTTCAGTTCTCTTGTTTCTGAGACGGGAGTAGACCCAGGAGGGTTATCTCGAGCGTGCTGCCAAACGCAGGCAGAAAATCACCTCTGATGGGAGTTGAGGCTAGCTGGTGAGAGCTAGGACTGGGATCTTTGGTTATACAATATGCTGATGGTCAGGTACACGCCAGATACTGGTCTCAGCATAAATGCAAAATTGCAACCAGAAAATTTTTAATGTAtgtgatactgaaaaaaaaaaggtatattgaAACACTGATTTTCTAGTTCTTTGTCCTTTACTTTTATTGTTTGGCCAAGATCTTATGTAGGtacaaaagtatctttaaaatgaaTGACTCTATATTAGTTTTTTTGTGGGGATTAAGGAAAATTGCACAAGAATGAtacaatgaatatatatatgtatatacatttataaacTAGGCTTTTTTTAAAGGCCAACATTATGTGCTGAATAATCCAGCAGTATCAAACTGTAGGCTTAACCCTTAGGAAGTACTTATTTTGTAcctgtaaatgaaatatttacagatCCATTTTATTCTATTggttatgaatattttaatgaattatgGAGAGAAATCTTACTTACCAATGTTCAGGAAAATTAGAATAAGGTCTTTTGTGTCTAATCATTGGTGTACTTGTGTTCTTCTTTAGACGTTCTAATTCAGTCAGAAAATGCACATTACTaaatagttttcattatttaaaacaagTTGCTGATGGTGTGGTCCATGACTTTATTATTCCAGTTACATGTCGATGTGATTGTTGTCATGAACAGATTTACACCAAGGTAAAACTGGAATAATAAAGTGATGAATCAGGCCCTACTTGAAATAGTAACATGAAAATAATAGCGTGAAAACAACTGTGCTGTGCATGTTATGTATGAGCAACGGATATTTGGTTTCCCAGCCTAATCTATGGTGCACAGAGCGGTGATCTTTTCTAGCTCCAATCCCTGCTGTGTTACACTCCTGACTCCCGTGGCACTGTGTGTGTCCTGTTTATTTAAGATAGAAAACCATTTCAGGCACACCCTGTGGAGCCGGCCCAAGAAGCGCGGCTCGGGCTGAGCTGACAGCTTGGGCAGTAAAGAACTTTTCGAAGTGAAATTCAGCAATCGAAATCAGAAATGATAAATGCCTGAAGGGCATTTTGCTGCTGAAtagttttttttctgatgttctcCAGCATGCCCTCCTCTGAGTAGGGTCATGCCTGATGGGCAGCTGATGTCTAAGTTCTTTGGCCGGCTGTACGGTTGCAACCTGGGAGAGTGGTGCAAACATTACCCCTCCGGTTTCATGGGGAGGTTTGGCAATGTGCTGTGGGGATCAGCGTCAcacccccagcccctcagcaCTGTCACggctgagctgctgctctcctgtccCGCTCCCACACATGACTCCTCTCCCCCCATGCCGCAGATGCTGGCGGGCAGCAGCCCCATGCCCACGGCCAGGGTAGGCTGGAGGGAGCGTGTTTTTCCACCAGAGATGAGATGGTGAGTGTACCAACCCGGAGTTGCCCTAGGACTAGCCCAGAGCAGGTGTAGTACATGTGGTGGTCTCCATTCCCAGGACATCACCATGCTGCCAGACCACTGCCTACCCTGCTTGCATTGCAGGGAGAGTCCTACGTGTGGGTAGGAGAATTAGCTAATGATccaaaaatgcactttttttttttgaagaggatGCTTGCAGttgctaaatatttttcagtgtagtGACACTGCTTGTGTTGTGATAAGTCTTTAGTTTtcgagggttttttttttgaacagaagcttttttaaattagatGTTTACAGGCAGGGCATTCATCTGCGGGATCAGAGTGGCCAAACACACGTGCAGTGTGATACTGCAATAGCCAGTCTCACTTGCCCCATATCAGCTTGCCTTGTTGTCTTGTACCCAAGCACAGCGTAAATCACCCGCTGACTCCTAGCAGGAGGGTGCAGCCCTTTGCACAGCCCTTCAAATAGTGCAGCAGTTTTCAGCCGTGCAGAGCTGCTGGAAACATGGTGGCCTGCGTGAGGGAAGACTCAAAAGCTGATTAAAGCTGCCACCTCACTGCATTTTTGCTGCAGACCCCGTTCCTTCCTGCTGTGCTTCACTCCTCCACCAGCACCAACGTTTCAGCTCTCTGGTGACCGTTAACTTATCCACCCAGCAGGCAGGCACGGCGGGTGGCACCTAcactgtcccctcccagctcacTTACCTCCTTCTCGCTTTCTACAGTGCCTCTTCTTATCTCCTCCCCACTCCCAGCACCCAACCCCCACGTCCACACTTGCTGCTGCCCCTGCTTTGCCCTTCTTATCTGCCCTCCACAGCCCCCCCATGACCCACCGCGCGTCACCCCTGCGTGCTGCACACCGGGGTGCAAAGGACATGTTGGGGGGGCTGAACATTGAAAGGTGCCGCAGTTAAAAGAATCACACAGGATCTACCTCTTTGTGAAAGGGATAAGCCCCCCAAGTAAGGGTATAATGCCATtatgcttaaataaataaaaaagcaccaCAGATTCTGCAGCAGGGCTTGTA
This region includes:
- the ASB9 gene encoding ankyrin repeat and SOCS box protein 9 yields the protein MDDEGTNQNASKSQGAGGQASATSLSNPLMRDFVSDWSPLHDASIHGRLLTLKKLIKQGSDVNLVTADQVSPLHEACLGGHAACASVLLKHGAQVNVVTVDWHTPLFSACVSGSVACLNLLLQHGASLHPPCDLASPIHEAAKRGHVQCVEFLASHGVNIDHNIKHLGTPLYVACENQQVNCAKKLLESGANVNSGKGLDSPLHVAARNCSAELVTLLIDFGADIWVKNTENKRPMELVPPSSPVGQLFLQKEGPLSLMQLCRLCIRRCFGHKQHQKITGLLLPDELKCFLLHV